Proteins encoded by one window of Phenylobacterium soli:
- a CDS encoding PQQ-like beta-propeller repeat protein, producing MSAAVGATGCSTVSRLNPFHGKEGPKETASEGQRISIVPQDEVLAPADSLKGVDFALPPVATQAEWPLPGGTPEQSVENVDAGANLSIAWRRGVGIGSSRAVHVTATPVVAQGRVYTMDGEAGVSAHDARTGAEIWRANLRPSDNRRDREAFGGGVAFADGKLYVTSGYRFVAAVDAATGKLLWRTKTDEPIHAAPTVAEGRVMAVALDNSLLTFDAATGASGWTYQALSEPARILAASSPAVSGDTVVASFGSGELVALRIANGNDLWDEALSRASRTSSLSEIRDIPGRPVIYRGDVYAVSHSGVFSATDLRTGQARWSLPVVGVTTPLPVGDVVYVVSKAGQVICASRETGQIFWIRDLNEGFVAKRRGGFFGIGGTKITRPVWSSPLMSNNRILVAGTTGELVALNAKTGAVEKRLDIGAPTLIGPVAAGDTVYVITDTAQLIAIR from the coding sequence ATGTCCGCCGCCGTCGGGGCGACGGGCTGCTCCACCGTGAGCCGCCTGAACCCGTTCCACGGCAAGGAAGGCCCCAAGGAGACCGCCTCCGAGGGCCAGCGGATCTCGATCGTCCCGCAGGACGAGGTCCTGGCGCCTGCCGATTCCCTGAAGGGCGTCGATTTCGCCCTGCCGCCCGTCGCCACCCAGGCCGAGTGGCCGCTGCCGGGCGGCACGCCGGAGCAGTCGGTCGAGAACGTCGACGCCGGCGCCAACCTGTCGATCGCCTGGCGCCGCGGCGTCGGCATCGGCTCCTCGCGCGCCGTCCATGTGACCGCCACGCCGGTGGTCGCCCAGGGCCGCGTCTACACCATGGACGGCGAGGCGGGCGTCTCGGCGCATGACGCCAGGACGGGCGCGGAGATCTGGCGGGCCAACCTGCGCCCGAGCGACAACCGCCGCGACCGCGAGGCCTTCGGCGGCGGTGTGGCCTTCGCCGACGGCAAGCTCTACGTGACCTCAGGCTACCGCTTCGTGGCGGCGGTCGACGCGGCCACGGGCAAGCTCCTGTGGCGGACCAAGACCGACGAGCCGATCCACGCCGCCCCCACCGTGGCCGAGGGCCGGGTGATGGCGGTGGCGCTCGACAACTCGCTGCTGACCTTCGATGCGGCCACCGGCGCGTCCGGCTGGACCTATCAGGCCCTCTCCGAGCCGGCGCGGATCCTCGCCGCCTCGAGCCCGGCGGTGTCCGGCGACACCGTGGTCGCCTCCTTCGGCTCGGGCGAGCTCGTGGCCCTGCGCATCGCCAACGGCAACGACCTGTGGGACGAGGCCCTGTCGCGCGCCAGCCGCACCAGCTCCCTGTCCGAGATCCGCGACATCCCCGGCCGGCCGGTGATCTACCGGGGCGACGTCTATGCCGTCAGCCACTCGGGCGTGTTCTCGGCCACCGACCTGCGCACCGGCCAGGCGCGCTGGAGCCTGCCGGTGGTCGGCGTCACCACGCCGCTGCCCGTGGGCGACGTGGTCTATGTGGTCTCCAAGGCGGGCCAGGTGATCTGCGCCTCGCGCGAAACCGGCCAGATCTTCTGGATCCGCGACCTGAACGAGGGCTTCGTGGCCAAGCGCCGCGGCGGCTTCTTCGGCATCGGCGGCACGAAGATCACGCGGCCCGTCTGGTCGAGCCCGCTGATGTCCAACAACCGGATCCTGGTGGCCGGCACGACGGGCGAGCTGGTGGCCCTGAACGCCAAGACGGGCGCGGTGGAAAAGCGCCTCGACATCGGCGCGCCGACCCTGATCGGTCCGGTCGCGGCCGGCGACACCGTCTACGTGATCACGGACACCGCCCAGCTGATCGCGATCCGCTAG